Proteins from one Strix aluco isolate bStrAlu1 chromosome 10, bStrAlu1.hap1, whole genome shotgun sequence genomic window:
- the ZMYM3 gene encoding zinc finger MYM-type protein 3 isoform X1: MDSSEFSGSLDPLSLPDKPLIGDLPADMEFGEDLLGSQTASTQEASVLQPPAWDQSKQMTADGDLDLLVKADSVSELNKSNNLVLDKPSVLDMLEKPEVLDDLDKTADLMELDKSEGLDGLYKAHPSQDVEDGPADSSALSREALVPETWKEGEDAPKNDSGDLKEDGAAAIPALSDDNTPESPQQPVPDSGDLSSAPAMEEITAQSSSLPMAPPQLSLKQTKKTRLKAPRKSSPMQREGVAGEAEVELSPNNTTAALPPEPTEENQAEEGDDSGNNSLKESSVLKAQEASPPAGEGLSGKGSELPTEKEQKRSERARRSETTRPETVNSSESIPVSDEDSDAMVDDPNDEDFVPFRTRRSTRMSLRTQMAQRAARSTVTKMTCANCRTPLQKGQTAYQRKGLPQLFCSSSCLTTFSKKPPGKKICTFCKKEIWNTKDSVVAQIGSGGSFHEFCTSVCLSLYEAQQHRPAPQSADASDTSRCSVCHKPGEIQHEVSNGNVVHRICSDACFTKFRATKGLKTNCCDNCGLYIYNKGLPLEYLFHEGQQKRFCNSACLNSYKKKNTRVYPCMWCKTLCKNFDMLPNVDRSGKMGLFCSICCTTSHKVKQSGLVGPSRPCSFCRKSLSEPCYYNKTDRVVYQFCSPSCWTKFQRTSPEGGIHLNCHYCHNLFSGKPEILDWQDKVYQFCCKDCCEDFKRLRGVVSQCEHCKQEKLLHEKIRFSGVEKNFCSEGCVLLYKQDFTKNLGLCCITCTYCSQTCQRAVTEQLEGSTWDFCSEDCKSKYLLWYFKAARCHACKRQGKLLETIHWRGQIKHFCNQQCLLRFYNQQNQPNLDTQKGPESLLNSQTSEPKGPAPSSQKAETNMLPAKTSSAQMSPAAPPPPPPPLPATPRKNKAAMCKPLMQNRGVSCKIEMKSKGCQTEADWKPQVIVLPIPVPIFVPVPMHMYCQKVPVPFSMPVPVPVPMFLPTTLESTDKIVETIEELKVKIPSNPLEADILAMAEMIAEAEELDKASSDLCDLVSNQSAEGLLEDCDLFGPARDDVLAMAVKMANVLDEPGQDLEADFPKNPLDINPSVDFLFDCGLVGPEEVSAEQDLPRAVRKGQKRLVLSESCSRDSMSSQPSCTVLNYSYGVNAWKSWVQAKYAGGETSKGEELRFGPKPMRIKEDILACTAAELNYGLAQFVKEITRPNGERYEPDSIYYLCLGIQQYLLENNRMVNIFTDLYYLTFVQELNKSLSGWQPTILPNNTVFSRVEEEHLWECKQLGVYSPFVLLNTLMFFNTKFFGLQTAEEHMQLSFTNVVRQSRKCTTARGMTKVVSIRYYAPAKQKKSRDGGSGKRKREEEVPMLEQRENRMNPLRCPVKFYEFYLSKCPESLRNRNDVFYLQPERSCIAESPLWYSVIPMDRSMLESMLNRILAVREIYEEHSRLSSLEDDMD; the protein is encoded by the exons ATGGATTCCAGTGAATTTTCGGGATCTTTGGACCCCCTGTCCTTGCCTGACAAACCACTTATTGGTGATCTCCCTGCTGACATGGAGTTTGGGGAAGATCTCCTGGGTTCCCAAACAGCTTCTACTCAGGAAGCTTCAGTTCTTCAGCCCCCTGCCTGGGATCAATCTAAGCAGATGACTGCAGATGGGGACTTGGACCTTCTAGTGAAAGCAGACAGCGTGTCTGAACTAAACAAATCAAACAACCTCGTTCTAGATAAACCTAGTGTCTTGGATATGCTGGAGAAACCTGAAGTCTTAGATGACTTGGATAAAACTGCTGACTTGATGGAGCTAGATAAGTCAGAGGGTCTGGATGGGCTGTATAAGGCACATCCTTCCCAGGATGTGGAGGATGGACCGGCAGACTCCTCTGCCCTTTCTAGAGAAGCCCTTGTTCCAGAAACATGGAAAGAAGGGGAAGATGCACCAAAAAATGATTCTGGGGACCTAAAGGAAGATGGTGCTGCTGCTATTCCTGCACTGTCTGATGACAACACCCCTGAATCGCCCCAACAGCCCGTTCCTGACTCTGGAGACCTCAGCAGTGCCCCAGCCATGGAAGAAATCACAGCACAATCCTCAAGTCTGCCAATGGCCCCCCCCCAACTCAGTCTTAAACAGACAAAGAAGACCAGGTTGAAGGCACCAAGGAAAAGCTCACCCATGCAGAGGGAAGGGGTGGCAGGGGAAGCAGAGGTGGAACTGAGCCCCAACAACACTACTGCAGCTTTGCCTCCTGAGCCCACGGAGGAAAaccaggcagaggaaggggatgATAGTGGGAACAACTCACTTAAAGAAAGTAGTGTACTGAAAGCACAGGAAGCCTCCCCGCCAGCAG GAGAAGGCCTGTCTGGGAAGGGAAGTGAGCTGCCAACTGAGAAG GAGCAGAAAAGAAGTGAACGAGCCAGAAGATCAGAAACTACCAGGCCTGAAACTGTGAACTCGTCAGAGAGCA tTCCAGTCTCTGATGAAGACTCTGATGCAATGGTGGATGATCCCAACGATGAGGATTTTGTTCCTTTTCGTACCCGACGCTCAACTCGCATGTCTTTACGAACTCAGATGGCTCAGCGAGCTGCCCGCTCTACTGTCACCAAGATGACTTGTGCCAACTGCCGGACCCCACTGCAGAAGGGCCAAACTGCCTACCAGCGTAAAGGGCTTCCTCAGCtcttctgctccagctcctgtcTCAccactttctcaaaaaaaccacCTGGCAAGAAGATATGCACCTTCTGTAAAAA GGAGATCTGGAACACCAAGGACTCTGTGGTTGCCCAGATTGGTTCAGGCGGCTCTTTCCACGAGTTCTGTACCTCCGTCTGCCTCTCCCTCTACGAGgcccagcagcacagaccagCACCTCAGTCCGCAGATGCCTCGGACACCAGCCGCTGCAGCGTCTGCCACAAACCTGGCGAG ATCCAGCATGAAGTCAGCAATGGGAACGTGGTTCACCGTATCTGCAGTGATGCCTGCTTCACCAAGTTCCGGGCCACTAAGGGGCTGAAAACCAACTGTTGTGACAACTGCGGACTTTACATCTACAACAAGGGCTTGCCCCTGGAATACCTCTTCCACGAAGGCCAGCAAAAACGTTTCTGCAACTCTGCTTGTCTTAACAGTTACAAGAAG AAGAACACTCGGGTCTACCCATGCATGTGGTGCAAGACGCTGTGCAAGAACTTCGACATGTTGCCCAATGTGGATCGCAGTGGCAAGATGGGCCTGTTCTGCTCCATTTGCTGCACTACCTCCCACAAAGTGAAGCAGTCGGGCTTGGTTG GTCCCTCTAGACCctgcagcttctgcagaaagAGTTTATCTGAACCCTGCTATTACAACAAGACAGACCGGGTTGTCTACCAGTtctgcagccccagctgctggACCAAATTCCAG CGCACCAGCCCGGAAGGTGGGATCCACCTCAACTGCCATTATTGCCACAATCTTTTCAGCGGGAAGCCGGAGATCCTAGACTGGCAG GACAAGGTGTATCAGTTCTGCTGCAAGGACTGCTGTGAGGACTTCAAACGGCTGCGCGGGGTGGTGTCTCAGTGTGAGCACTGCaagcaggagaagctgctgcaTGAGAAGATCCGTTTCTCTGGAGTGGAGAAGAACTTCTGCAGCGAAG GGTGTGTGCTTCTTTACAAACAGGATTTCACCAAGAACCTGGGCCTGTGCTGCATCACCTGCACCTACTGTTCTCAGACCTGCCAGCGGGCGGTCACCGAGCAGCTGGAGGGCAGCACCTGGGACTTCTGTAGTGAAGACTGCAAAAGCAAATACTTGCTCTGGTACTTCAAG GCAGCTCGGTGCCATGCCTGCAAGCGTCAGGGGAAGCTGCTGGAAACCATCCACTGGCGAGGGCAAATCAAACACTTCTGCAACCAGCAGTGTCTGCTGCGATTTTACAATCAACAGAACCAGCCCAACCTGGACACGCAGAAGGGGCCCGAGAGCCTGCTGAACA GTCAGACTTCAGAGCCAAAAGGACCTGCCCCTTCCTCACAGAAGGCAGAGACTAACATG CTGCCAGCAAAGACCTCCTCAGCCCAGATGTCTCCAGCTGCgccacctcccccaccccctccactTCCAGCCACCCCTCGGAAAAACAAAGCTGCCATGTGTAAACCACTGATGCAGAACCGGGGCGTTTCCTGCAAGATAGAAATGAAGTCCAAAGGATGTCAGACAG AGGCTGACTGGAAGCCCCAGGTGATTGTGTTGCCAATCCCCGTCCCGATCTTCGTGCCTGTGCCTATGCATATGTACTGCCAGAAAGTACCTGTGCCTTTCTCCATGCCTGTCCCG GTGCCTGTGCCAATGTTCTTGCCCACCACGCTGGAGAGCACAGATAAGATTGTGGAGACTATTGAGGAACTGAAGGTGAAGATCCCCTCCAATCCCCTGGAGGCTGACATCCTGGCCATGGCCGAGATGATTGCAGAGGCTGAGGAACTGGACAAGGCCTCCTCGGACCTGTGCG ACCTGGTGAGTAACCAGAGTGCAGAGGGTCTCCTGGAGGACTGTGATCTGTTTGGACCAGCACGGGACGATGTGTTGGCTATGGCTGTCAAGATGGCAAATGTCCTCGATGAGCCGGGCCAGGACCTGGAGGCTGACTTCCCTAAGA ACCCTCTAGACATCAACCCCAGTGTGGACTTCCTCTTTGACTGTGGGCTGGTGGGACCAGAGGAGGTGTCTGCAGAGCAAGATCTGCCTCGTGCTGTCCGGAAG GGGCAGAAGCGTCTGGTGCTCTCTGAAAGCTGTTCCCGGGACTCAATgagcagccagcccagctgcacAGTGCTGAACTACTCATACGGTGTGAATGCCTGGAAGTCCTGGGTGCAAGCCAAGTACGCAGGGGGAGAGACCAGCAAGGGAGAGGAGCTACGCTTTGGCC CCAAGCCCATGAGGATCAAGGAAGACATCTTGgcctgcacagcagctgagctcaACTACGGCCTGGCCCAGTTTGTCAAGGAGATAACACGGCCCAATGGGGAGCGCTATGAACCGGACAGCATCTATTACCTCTGCCTTGGCATCCAGCAG TACCTGCTCGAGAACAATCGTATGGTGAATATATTTACAGACCTTTACTACCTGACCTTCGTGCAGGAGCTGAACAAGTCCCTGAGTGGCTGGCAACCCACAATCTTACCAAATA ACACAGTTTTCTCGCGTGTCGAGGAAGAGCACCTCTGGGAGTGCAAGCAGCTGGGCGTTTACTCACCCTTCGTGCTCCTCAACACCCTCATGTTCTTCAACACCAAGTTCTTTGGGCTGCAGACAGCGGAGGAGCACATGCAGCTCTCCTTCACCAATGTGGTGCGTCAGTCCCGCAAGTGCACCACGGCCCGTGGCATGACAAAGGTGGTGAGCATCCGCTACTATGCTCCTGCCAAGCAGAAGAAAAGCCGAG ATGGTGGCTCTGGAAAGCGGAAGCGCGAGGAGGAGGTACCAATGCTGGAGCAGCGGGAGAACAGGATGAACCCACTCCGATGTCCCGTCAAGTTCTATGAGTTTTATCTCTCCAAATG TCCTGAGAGTCTGCGGAACCGCAACGATGTCTTCTACCTGCAACCCGAACGGTCGTGCATTGCTGAGTCCCCGCTCTGGTACTCGGTCATCCCCATGGACCGGAGCATGCTGGAGAGCATGCTGAACCGCATCCTGGCCGTGAGGGAGATCTACGAGGAGCACAGTCGGCTCAGCAGCCTGGAGGACGACATGGACTAA
- the ZMYM3 gene encoding zinc finger MYM-type protein 3 isoform X2, with amino-acid sequence MDSSEFSGSLDPLSLPDKPLIGDLPADMEFGEDLLGSQTASTQEASVLQPPAWDQSKQMTADGDLDLLVKADSVSELNKSNNLVLDKPSVLDMLEKPEVLDDLDKTADLMELDKSEGLDGLYKAHPSQDVEDGPADSSALSREALVPETWKEGEDAPKNDSGDLKEDGAAAIPALSDDNTPESPQQPVPDSGDLSSAPAMEEITAQSSSLPMAPPQLSLKQTKKTRLKAPRKSSPMQREGVAGEAEVELSPNNTTAALPPEPTEENQAEEGDDSGNNSLKESSVLKAQEASPPAGEGLSGKGSELPTEKEQKRSERARRSETTRPETVNSSESIPVSDEDSDAMVDDPNDEDFVPFRTRRSTRMSLRTQMAQRAARSTVTKMTCANCRTPLQKGQTAYQRKGLPQLFCSSSCLTTFSKKPPGKKICTFCKKEIWNTKDSVVAQIGSGGSFHEFCTSVCLSLYEAQQHRPAPQSADASDTSRCSVCHKPGEIQHEVSNGNVVHRICSDACFTKFRATKGLKTNCCDNCGLYIYNKGLPLEYLFHEGQQKRFCNSACLNSYKKKNTRVYPCMWCKTLCKNFDMLPNVDRSGKMGLFCSICCTTSHKVKQSGLVGPSRPCSFCRKSLSEPCYYNKTDRVVYQFCSPSCWTKFQRTSPEGGIHLNCHYCHNLFSGKPEILDWQDKVYQFCCKDCCEDFKRLRGVVSQCEHCKQEKLLHEKIRFSGVEKNFCSEGQTSEPKGPAPSSQKAETNMLPAKTSSAQMSPAAPPPPPPPLPATPRKNKAAMCKPLMQNRGVSCKIEMKSKGCQTEADWKPQVIVLPIPVPIFVPVPMHMYCQKVPVPFSMPVPVPVPMFLPTTLESTDKIVETIEELKVKIPSNPLEADILAMAEMIAEAEELDKASSDLCDLVSNQSAEGLLEDCDLFGPARDDVLAMAVKMANVLDEPGQDLEADFPKNPLDINPSVDFLFDCGLVGPEEVSAEQDLPRAVRKGQKRLVLSESCSRDSMSSQPSCTVLNYSYGVNAWKSWVQAKYAGGETSKGEELRFGPKPMRIKEDILACTAAELNYGLAQFVKEITRPNGERYEPDSIYYLCLGIQQYLLENNRMVNIFTDLYYLTFVQELNKSLSGWQPTILPNNTVFSRVEEEHLWECKQLGVYSPFVLLNTLMFFNTKFFGLQTAEEHMQLSFTNVVRQSRKCTTARGMTKVVSIRYYAPAKQKKSRDGGSGKRKREEEVPMLEQRENRMNPLRCPVKFYEFYLSKCPESLRNRNDVFYLQPERSCIAESPLWYSVIPMDRSMLESMLNRILAVREIYEEHSRLSSLEDDMD; translated from the exons ATGGATTCCAGTGAATTTTCGGGATCTTTGGACCCCCTGTCCTTGCCTGACAAACCACTTATTGGTGATCTCCCTGCTGACATGGAGTTTGGGGAAGATCTCCTGGGTTCCCAAACAGCTTCTACTCAGGAAGCTTCAGTTCTTCAGCCCCCTGCCTGGGATCAATCTAAGCAGATGACTGCAGATGGGGACTTGGACCTTCTAGTGAAAGCAGACAGCGTGTCTGAACTAAACAAATCAAACAACCTCGTTCTAGATAAACCTAGTGTCTTGGATATGCTGGAGAAACCTGAAGTCTTAGATGACTTGGATAAAACTGCTGACTTGATGGAGCTAGATAAGTCAGAGGGTCTGGATGGGCTGTATAAGGCACATCCTTCCCAGGATGTGGAGGATGGACCGGCAGACTCCTCTGCCCTTTCTAGAGAAGCCCTTGTTCCAGAAACATGGAAAGAAGGGGAAGATGCACCAAAAAATGATTCTGGGGACCTAAAGGAAGATGGTGCTGCTGCTATTCCTGCACTGTCTGATGACAACACCCCTGAATCGCCCCAACAGCCCGTTCCTGACTCTGGAGACCTCAGCAGTGCCCCAGCCATGGAAGAAATCACAGCACAATCCTCAAGTCTGCCAATGGCCCCCCCCCAACTCAGTCTTAAACAGACAAAGAAGACCAGGTTGAAGGCACCAAGGAAAAGCTCACCCATGCAGAGGGAAGGGGTGGCAGGGGAAGCAGAGGTGGAACTGAGCCCCAACAACACTACTGCAGCTTTGCCTCCTGAGCCCACGGAGGAAAaccaggcagaggaaggggatgATAGTGGGAACAACTCACTTAAAGAAAGTAGTGTACTGAAAGCACAGGAAGCCTCCCCGCCAGCAG GAGAAGGCCTGTCTGGGAAGGGAAGTGAGCTGCCAACTGAGAAG GAGCAGAAAAGAAGTGAACGAGCCAGAAGATCAGAAACTACCAGGCCTGAAACTGTGAACTCGTCAGAGAGCA tTCCAGTCTCTGATGAAGACTCTGATGCAATGGTGGATGATCCCAACGATGAGGATTTTGTTCCTTTTCGTACCCGACGCTCAACTCGCATGTCTTTACGAACTCAGATGGCTCAGCGAGCTGCCCGCTCTACTGTCACCAAGATGACTTGTGCCAACTGCCGGACCCCACTGCAGAAGGGCCAAACTGCCTACCAGCGTAAAGGGCTTCCTCAGCtcttctgctccagctcctgtcTCAccactttctcaaaaaaaccacCTGGCAAGAAGATATGCACCTTCTGTAAAAA GGAGATCTGGAACACCAAGGACTCTGTGGTTGCCCAGATTGGTTCAGGCGGCTCTTTCCACGAGTTCTGTACCTCCGTCTGCCTCTCCCTCTACGAGgcccagcagcacagaccagCACCTCAGTCCGCAGATGCCTCGGACACCAGCCGCTGCAGCGTCTGCCACAAACCTGGCGAG ATCCAGCATGAAGTCAGCAATGGGAACGTGGTTCACCGTATCTGCAGTGATGCCTGCTTCACCAAGTTCCGGGCCACTAAGGGGCTGAAAACCAACTGTTGTGACAACTGCGGACTTTACATCTACAACAAGGGCTTGCCCCTGGAATACCTCTTCCACGAAGGCCAGCAAAAACGTTTCTGCAACTCTGCTTGTCTTAACAGTTACAAGAAG AAGAACACTCGGGTCTACCCATGCATGTGGTGCAAGACGCTGTGCAAGAACTTCGACATGTTGCCCAATGTGGATCGCAGTGGCAAGATGGGCCTGTTCTGCTCCATTTGCTGCACTACCTCCCACAAAGTGAAGCAGTCGGGCTTGGTTG GTCCCTCTAGACCctgcagcttctgcagaaagAGTTTATCTGAACCCTGCTATTACAACAAGACAGACCGGGTTGTCTACCAGTtctgcagccccagctgctggACCAAATTCCAG CGCACCAGCCCGGAAGGTGGGATCCACCTCAACTGCCATTATTGCCACAATCTTTTCAGCGGGAAGCCGGAGATCCTAGACTGGCAG GACAAGGTGTATCAGTTCTGCTGCAAGGACTGCTGTGAGGACTTCAAACGGCTGCGCGGGGTGGTGTCTCAGTGTGAGCACTGCaagcaggagaagctgctgcaTGAGAAGATCCGTTTCTCTGGAGTGGAGAAGAACTTCTGCAGCGAAG GTCAGACTTCAGAGCCAAAAGGACCTGCCCCTTCCTCACAGAAGGCAGAGACTAACATG CTGCCAGCAAAGACCTCCTCAGCCCAGATGTCTCCAGCTGCgccacctcccccaccccctccactTCCAGCCACCCCTCGGAAAAACAAAGCTGCCATGTGTAAACCACTGATGCAGAACCGGGGCGTTTCCTGCAAGATAGAAATGAAGTCCAAAGGATGTCAGACAG AGGCTGACTGGAAGCCCCAGGTGATTGTGTTGCCAATCCCCGTCCCGATCTTCGTGCCTGTGCCTATGCATATGTACTGCCAGAAAGTACCTGTGCCTTTCTCCATGCCTGTCCCG GTGCCTGTGCCAATGTTCTTGCCCACCACGCTGGAGAGCACAGATAAGATTGTGGAGACTATTGAGGAACTGAAGGTGAAGATCCCCTCCAATCCCCTGGAGGCTGACATCCTGGCCATGGCCGAGATGATTGCAGAGGCTGAGGAACTGGACAAGGCCTCCTCGGACCTGTGCG ACCTGGTGAGTAACCAGAGTGCAGAGGGTCTCCTGGAGGACTGTGATCTGTTTGGACCAGCACGGGACGATGTGTTGGCTATGGCTGTCAAGATGGCAAATGTCCTCGATGAGCCGGGCCAGGACCTGGAGGCTGACTTCCCTAAGA ACCCTCTAGACATCAACCCCAGTGTGGACTTCCTCTTTGACTGTGGGCTGGTGGGACCAGAGGAGGTGTCTGCAGAGCAAGATCTGCCTCGTGCTGTCCGGAAG GGGCAGAAGCGTCTGGTGCTCTCTGAAAGCTGTTCCCGGGACTCAATgagcagccagcccagctgcacAGTGCTGAACTACTCATACGGTGTGAATGCCTGGAAGTCCTGGGTGCAAGCCAAGTACGCAGGGGGAGAGACCAGCAAGGGAGAGGAGCTACGCTTTGGCC CCAAGCCCATGAGGATCAAGGAAGACATCTTGgcctgcacagcagctgagctcaACTACGGCCTGGCCCAGTTTGTCAAGGAGATAACACGGCCCAATGGGGAGCGCTATGAACCGGACAGCATCTATTACCTCTGCCTTGGCATCCAGCAG TACCTGCTCGAGAACAATCGTATGGTGAATATATTTACAGACCTTTACTACCTGACCTTCGTGCAGGAGCTGAACAAGTCCCTGAGTGGCTGGCAACCCACAATCTTACCAAATA ACACAGTTTTCTCGCGTGTCGAGGAAGAGCACCTCTGGGAGTGCAAGCAGCTGGGCGTTTACTCACCCTTCGTGCTCCTCAACACCCTCATGTTCTTCAACACCAAGTTCTTTGGGCTGCAGACAGCGGAGGAGCACATGCAGCTCTCCTTCACCAATGTGGTGCGTCAGTCCCGCAAGTGCACCACGGCCCGTGGCATGACAAAGGTGGTGAGCATCCGCTACTATGCTCCTGCCAAGCAGAAGAAAAGCCGAG ATGGTGGCTCTGGAAAGCGGAAGCGCGAGGAGGAGGTACCAATGCTGGAGCAGCGGGAGAACAGGATGAACCCACTCCGATGTCCCGTCAAGTTCTATGAGTTTTATCTCTCCAAATG TCCTGAGAGTCTGCGGAACCGCAACGATGTCTTCTACCTGCAACCCGAACGGTCGTGCATTGCTGAGTCCCCGCTCTGGTACTCGGTCATCCCCATGGACCGGAGCATGCTGGAGAGCATGCTGAACCGCATCCTGGCCGTGAGGGAGATCTACGAGGAGCACAGTCGGCTCAGCAGCCTGGAGGACGACATGGACTAA